In Phreatobacter stygius, a genomic segment contains:
- a CDS encoding YeeE/YedE family protein: MTGYWPSLVGGMLIGLSVAMLMLLNGRIAGISGIVASLFRPLFRPLDQRLAASAAFIIGLLLGPLLYRAGFGQWPAVHIQVSLPLIAVAGLLVGFGTRLGSGCTSGHGVAGLARLSPRSVVAVVTFLGTAVLTVLIMRGLGT; this comes from the coding sequence ATGACCGGCTACTGGCCTTCTCTTGTCGGCGGCATGCTGATCGGATTGTCGGTCGCCATGCTCATGCTGCTCAACGGCCGCATCGCCGGCATCAGCGGCATTGTGGCAAGCCTGTTTCGACCGCTGTTCAGGCCGCTCGACCAGCGGCTTGCCGCCAGCGCCGCCTTCATCATCGGCCTGTTGCTCGGTCCGCTGCTTTATCGGGCAGGTTTCGGTCAATGGCCGGCGGTTCATATCCAGGTATCCCTGCCATTGATCGCGGTGGCCGGCCTGCTGGTCGGCTTCGGAACCCGGCTCGGATCCGGCTGCACCAGCGGCCATGGCGTCGCCGGCCTCGCCCGGCTGTCGCCGCGATCGGTGGTGGCCGTCGTCACCTTTCTCGGCACCGCCGTGCTGACCGTCCTGATCATGCGAGGGCTTGGCACATGA
- a CDS encoding YeeE/YedE family protein, whose amino-acid sequence MILFRLLAALASGTIFGFGLSLSGMLDPARVRGFLDVTGNWDPSLAFVLGGAVMVAGLGTWLQRKLQRPAFDRAFDLPADTAIDRRLVVGSAIFGLGWGMAGLCPGPAVASLVLGLAPTALFVAAMAIGMIVHDRLLPSGRV is encoded by the coding sequence ATGATCTTGTTCCGGCTTCTCGCAGCCCTTGCCTCCGGCACGATCTTCGGCTTCGGCCTGTCGCTCTCGGGCATGCTCGACCCGGCGCGCGTCCGCGGCTTTCTCGACGTGACCGGGAATTGGGACCCGAGCCTGGCCTTCGTGCTGGGCGGCGCGGTGATGGTGGCAGGGCTTGGCACCTGGCTTCAACGGAAGCTCCAGCGGCCGGCCTTCGACCGGGCTTTCGACCTGCCGGCCGACACCGCCATCGACCGGCGCCTCGTCGTCGGGTCGGCCATTTTCGGCCTTGGCTGGGGCATGGCCGGGCTCTGCCCCGGTCCGGCGGTCGCTTCTCTCGTCCTTGGGCTTGCGCCGACGGCCCTGTTCGTCGCGGCCATGGCGATCGGCATGATCGTTCACGACCGGTTGCTGCCGAGTGGCCGGGTCTGA
- a CDS encoding 3'(2'),5'-bisphosphate nucleotidase CysQ family protein, whose amino-acid sequence MPIRFNDSALIDALGTLAVAAGHRVMAHYGCVSTAKADGSPVTAADQEAEEIILEGLAKLLPGVPVLAEESAAAGKLPVSTDLFIAVDPLDGTREFIAGNGEFTVNIGLVSAGSPVAGIVYAPARHRLWIGAAGKAEAMTLAPGEVITAAADRSPIRTRAVPAEGPVALVSRSHPEAASETFLAKHGVTRRLAMGSSLKYAVIAEGGADLTVRFAPITEWDIAAGHALLVAAGGRMTTPEGGAIVYGRAEVRFRTASFLASSGALRLTG is encoded by the coding sequence ATGCCCATTCGGTTCAATGATTCCGCCCTGATCGACGCGCTCGGAACGCTGGCGGTCGCCGCCGGCCACCGGGTGATGGCGCATTACGGCTGCGTCAGCACGGCGAAAGCCGACGGATCGCCGGTCACCGCGGCCGACCAGGAAGCCGAAGAAATCATTCTCGAAGGCCTGGCAAAGCTCCTGCCGGGCGTGCCGGTGCTGGCGGAGGAGTCGGCCGCCGCCGGCAAGCTGCCGGTCAGCACCGACCTGTTCATTGCCGTCGACCCGCTCGACGGCACGCGCGAATTCATTGCCGGCAATGGCGAATTCACCGTCAATATCGGCCTCGTCTCGGCCGGCAGCCCGGTCGCCGGCATCGTCTATGCGCCGGCGCGCCACCGGTTGTGGATCGGTGCAGCCGGCAAGGCCGAGGCTATGACACTGGCACCGGGGGAAGTGATCACCGCGGCCGCCGACCGGTCGCCGATCCGCACCCGCGCGGTGCCGGCCGAAGGTCCGGTCGCGCTGGTGAGCCGCTCGCATCCGGAAGCCGCCAGCGAGACGTTCCTGGCAAAACACGGCGTGACCCGCCGCCTGGCCATGGGGTCGTCGCTGAAATATGCCGTCATCGCCGAGGGCGGCGCCGATCTCACGGTCCGCTTCGCGCCGATCACCGAATGGGACATCGCCGCGGGCCATGCCCTGCTGGTCGCCGCCGGGGGGCGGATGACCACGCCGGAAGGTGGCGCGATCGTCTATGGCCGCGCCGAGGTCCGCTTCCGCACGGCCTCGTTCCTGGCGAGCAGCGGCGCATTGAGGCTGACCGGCTGA